GAGTACTCAAcgatgtttaaatttattaatacaAATCTTACCGTAAGTTAACAATCAACAGAACAATTTTAACATGTTAGCTCAGTTAGCGAATTGGCCATTTTAGAGAAATCTCACACTGCAACTGCATTGCACGTTTTGCACCGACGTCTTGCAGAACTTCCTAATCTTTTGCAGTTGATGATGCAGTTTTGCCTGTTTGGAACGTGATAAAAGAGATACCACATGTCACTGATATCTAATGAAGGTACACACTACAGCAAGTCTTCCTACCGGTAATAAGCGTTCCTGGTTGAATATCTGCTCCTGCAGTACCAATTTTCGTGAACTTGCTGATGTGCTTCACGTAAGCACGTTTGTAGGTTTCGTCCGCCCCGAGTACACCTTCCGTACCATCGTGACCATCGCTTCCATGCGAAGATTTCGTACGCGCACCCACGCTGACGACACGCTCAACCAAAGGTATCACGGTGGAAGATACGGGCACCCAGTCTGTTCGGCGGTAGGGTGGGGAAAAAATATAGAAAGAAGCAAGATGAAACGAACAACATGCCTAAGCTTTGTTGGCGATCCGTACTCCTACTCAAGCTGTTTGAAAGGCGAACACATTTGGAAAGCGATGAgtaatttctttttcaaaatgttttaaagtttgctttatttttaaactgttaTTACTCGATTGATGGTGCAGATGTAGACTACTCTCACATCGCAAGATTATTAATTTAACAGCGCTGTTAGATAAGCAATATGCCTAATTATCACAACACTTCACCACTTCCGTTCATACCTGGTTCGTATTTTTCTCCCTGTACTTTCTTATAATACATGGAGGTTCCTTCACTAGAGCCTACCAACAAGGACACTTGCAAGAAGCAACTTACGCTTAGTGTGAtaaagaaatatttgcacatGGAGGCCGAAGTAATAGTCCTGGTTGCTAGCATTTTAGGACGCTTACGTTGTTGAGATTTACTGAAATTGTTTCTTTACACAAGCAACAGCAACTACGCCAATTGTATCTTTGCAAGCGACACCTGTATAACTGACACCTTGCACACTTCGCGAACAATTCAAAGCCAGAGAAACCAAAACTCTCACTTCTGTACGCACAGATGCAACCAAAGCCACTGACACCTGGTGGCGATGACTTCGTCTGCTGTTGTGCGTTTCGTTTTAAAATACACCTGTGCGTGAAATTTCAGCGGATTGGTTCGTGCCAGGTGCACTGTACACAGTCCGATTGAATAATAATAGGTAAAACACTCACATGGTGAACGGCGTGACGAATGACGTCAGATGCGCATAAAGAAGTTATATTACCGATGATAAATATAGACCCCGTTCAATAAAATAGTATGATatgtataaataaatttgagaGATGTTTATACAATGTAATGATTTATGTTTGCATTATTTGAAATGTATTGATACTATTTTCGGTTCAGTTGTTGATTTAAGATGTTATCAATAATAGCTCTAAACCGCAAGAACAGAGCCTTTCAGTTATTTTAACACCTTAAGTAAATTGGTTAACTACTCTTTTAAGTGCAGAAGAATTAAAACTAGGATTTAATACGCATATTTAATGTTTGTAATCTTCCAACAGATTAATTACAACACAACACTTACGTCTAATGTATCTTGTACATTGGATCCTAGAAGTAACAAACCAGTAAGCTATTCTTAATTCAAATGAGCGTTGACGAAGGcttttgaattaattattgGTGTACACAATTGTCCAGACACCCGTACACATACAAACAGAAAATTGAAACAGCGGAATCGGAGGTAACTCCATCATAAAACGTACTTTGACAGATTGGATCAACAGAATGCACGCTGTGCAAACAttgcttttttgcaaaacttttcatttattGCCAATTATAGTTCATTATTTATGACTGGTGTAACTATTTAGTGCAAAGTGACACTTCATTGCTATTTTGGAAATGGTACAACCATCGATTGGACTTTTTAGTGCCATACTACCTACATGATACAACTACAGATAAGAAAGAGTATTCGACATTTGACATAGATCTTCAAATGCATGTGagattataaaaaataatcagcACAATTTCGCAACTTTTCTGCCACCTGATAAAGATCACAGCATTGTTTCATCTTTTGTAACTATCCTACAGTGcacagaaaaaatagaaaatgttgACAGTTAATTTCTAGTATTCACTACTAAAACTCTGTAGT
This sequence is a window from Anopheles marshallii chromosome X, idAnoMarsDA_429_01, whole genome shotgun sequence. Protein-coding genes within it:
- the LOC128709780 gene encoding uncharacterized protein LOC128709780, coding for MLATRTITSASMCKYFFITLSVSCFLQVSLLVGSSEGTSMYYKKVQGEKYEPDWVPVSSTVIPLVERVVSVGARTKSSHGSDGHDGTEGVLGADETYKRAYVKHISKFTKIGTAGADIQPGTLITGKTASSTAKD